The following are encoded together in the Pseudomonas sp. IB20 genome:
- a CDS encoding type II toxin-antitoxin system RelE/ParE family toxin, with protein MSHSVAFSPEALAQLDALEHCISDTGSPRVAARFIDNIISYCESLCVFPLRGIRRDDLLPTLRITQYRHTTTIAFMVAADTKTVSILGLYYSERNYAALLQNDGQPIPPGDG; from the coding sequence GTGAGTCATTCGGTTGCCTTTTCGCCCGAAGCATTGGCGCAATTGGACGCCCTTGAACACTGCATCAGCGATACCGGATCCCCACGTGTAGCGGCACGCTTTATCGACAACATCATCAGTTACTGCGAAAGCCTTTGCGTGTTCCCACTGCGCGGCATTCGCCGTGACGACCTGCTACCCACGTTGCGCATCACTCAATATCGGCATACCACCACGATCGCGTTTATGGTGGCCGCCGATACTAAAACGGTGTCGATTTTGGGGCTGTATTACAGTGAGCGAAACTACGCAGCACTTTTACAGAATGACGGACAGCCCATCCCACCGGGAGACGGTTGA
- a CDS encoding ribbon-helix-helix domain-containing protein, with protein sequence MRSTQQMSITLPIEMAALVKAKVASGEYASESEVLRDGLRALLARDRAMDHWLRDEVIPAAAALQADPSRALSDGQVREHMAAKHQRKGTEKP encoded by the coding sequence ATGCGCTCAACCCAGCAAATGAGCATTACCTTGCCCATCGAGATGGCCGCTCTGGTCAAAGCCAAAGTCGCCTCTGGTGAATACGCCAGTGAAAGTGAAGTCCTCCGTGACGGCCTGCGTGCCCTGCTGGCGCGTGATCGTGCGATGGACCACTGGCTGCGCGACGAGGTTATTCCGGCGGCCGCCGCCCTCCAGGCTGACCCTAGCCGAGCACTGTCCGACGGGCAGGTTCGCGAGCACATGGCGGCCAAACACCAACGAAAAGGTACTGAGAAACCGTGA
- a CDS encoding LysR family transcriptional regulator, with the protein MIINFDLNDLQAFRAVVDKGSFRGAAEAIRISQPALSRRIEKLESALDVKLFERTTRRVSLTMVGRAFLPQVERILDDLDIALMGISNVASTRMGNVTIACVPSTAYYFMPHVISEFHKLYPKIRLRVLDASAGEVCNAVESGEADFGVSFSGSLADEVEFELLLQERYVLACRRDHPLAARDSVSWAEAYEHDYITVDKTSGNRFLLDQALRGVRVKKPSICETHHVTTMIGLVEAGLGVAMVPSIAMPAGAHPILVSVPLVEPQVMRNVGLIKRRGRTLPPAALELERLVREMPFRSA; encoded by the coding sequence GTGATCATCAACTTCGACCTCAACGACCTCCAAGCCTTCCGCGCCGTGGTAGACAAGGGCAGTTTTCGCGGCGCCGCCGAGGCCATCCGTATCTCGCAGCCGGCGCTGAGCCGGCGTATCGAAAAGCTCGAGTCCGCACTCGACGTAAAGCTGTTCGAACGCACCACGCGGCGCGTCAGCCTGACCATGGTCGGGCGAGCGTTCCTGCCGCAGGTCGAGCGCATACTCGACGACCTCGACATCGCCTTGATGGGCATCAGTAACGTCGCGTCCACGCGCATGGGCAACGTCACCATCGCCTGCGTGCCGTCCACTGCTTACTACTTCATGCCCCACGTGATCTCCGAATTCCACAAGCTGTACCCGAAGATTCGCCTGCGGGTGCTGGACGCCAGCGCGGGTGAGGTGTGCAACGCGGTGGAAAGTGGCGAGGCGGATTTCGGCGTGAGTTTCAGCGGCAGCCTGGCAGATGAGGTGGAGTTCGAGCTGCTGTTGCAGGAGCGCTATGTGCTGGCCTGTCGTCGTGATCATCCGTTGGCTGCGCGTGACAGCGTGAGCTGGGCCGAGGCCTATGAACACGACTACATCACCGTGGACAAAACCTCGGGCAACCGCTTTCTGCTGGACCAGGCCTTGCGTGGCGTACGGGTGAAAAAGCCCAGCATCTGCGAGACCCACCATGTGACCACGATGATCGGGCTGGTGGAGGCTGGGCTGGGTGTGGCGATGGTGCCGTCGATTGCGATGCCGGCGGGCGCGCACCCGATTCTGGTGAGTGTGCCGCTGGTAGAACCGCAGGTGATGCGCAATGTGGGCTTGATCAAGCGCCGCGGGCGTACATTGCCGCCGGCGGCGCTGGAGTTGGAGCGGTTGGTACGGGAAATGCCGTTTCGGTCAGCGTGA
- a CDS encoding substrate-binding domain-containing protein — translation MKVLFKTLTALALGALALTAQAEELKVMTSGGFTAAYKLLGPQYAQHSGDTLDTILGPSMGKAPEAIPNRLARGEHADVVIMVGYALDDLIKQGKVDPASRVELADSRIGLVVKQGAAKPSIGTDAELKAVLTQAKSVAYSDSASGVYVEKELFKKLGMPAKGTMIERIPVAEQVAKGDYEVGLQQVAELLPVPGVTYVGKIPEDVQSVTRFAAGIPVNAEHPDQAKALLQYLASPEAQPVVQSTGLDSVSR, via the coding sequence ATGAAGGTATTGTTCAAAACCCTGACGGCGCTGGCCCTCGGCGCCCTGGCGCTGACGGCTCAGGCCGAAGAGCTCAAGGTGATGACCTCGGGTGGTTTCACTGCTGCCTATAAACTGCTGGGCCCGCAATACGCCCAGCACAGCGGCGACACCCTAGACACCATCCTCGGCCCGTCGATGGGCAAGGCGCCGGAAGCGATTCCCAACCGCCTGGCCCGTGGCGAACACGCCGACGTGGTGATTATGGTTGGCTACGCCCTGGACGACTTGATCAAACAGGGCAAGGTCGACCCAGCGTCCCGCGTGGAACTGGCGGATTCGCGCATCGGCCTGGTGGTCAAGCAAGGCGCCGCTAAACCTTCGATCGGCACCGATGCCGAGTTGAAGGCGGTGTTGACCCAGGCCAAGTCCGTGGCGTATTCGGACAGCGCCAGCGGCGTGTATGTCGAGAAGGAGCTGTTCAAGAAGCTCGGCATGCCGGCCAAGGGTACGATGATCGAACGCATCCCGGTGGCCGAACAGGTTGCCAAGGGGGATTACGAGGTGGGCTTGCAACAGGTGGCGGAATTGTTGCCGGTGCCCGGTGTGACTTACGTCGGCAAGATCCCGGAAGACGTGCAATCGGTGACGCGCTTTGCGGCGGGCATTCCGGTTAACGCCGAACACCCGGACCAAGCCAAGGCATTGCTGCAATACTTGGCTTCGCCCGAGGCGCAACCGGTGGTGCAATCCACCGGTTTGGACTCGGTGTCACGCTGA
- the tcuC gene encoding MFS transporter, which translates to MTSPSRPDSARSKIGAVFRVTSGNFLEQFDFFLFGFYATYIAAAFFPAANEFASLMMTFAVFGAGFLMRPLGAIILGAYIDDVGRRKGLIVTLSIMASGTLLIVLVPGYQTIGLWAPLLVLLGRLLQGFSAGAELGGVSVYLSEMATPGRKGFYTSWQSGSQQISIVVAAALGYGLNVWMEPAVVADWGWRIPFAIGCVIIPFIFVLRRNLQETEEFANRKHRPTMREVLATLVKNWTMVIGGMLMVAMTTTAFYLITVYAPTFGKTVLQLSTSDALLVTLLVAVSNFVWLPIGGTLSDRFGRKPVLVAMTALTVITAYPALSFVVNAPSFSHMLETLLWFSFLYGMYNGAMIPALTEIMPVEVRVAGFSLAYSLATAIFGGFTPAISTWFIHITEDKASPAYWMMFAALCALCSTLALYRRANTRGQVMQGAA; encoded by the coding sequence ATGACTAGCCCTTCCCGGCCCGACTCTGCCCGCTCGAAAATTGGTGCGGTGTTCCGCGTTACCTCGGGCAACTTCCTCGAACAGTTCGACTTCTTTCTGTTCGGTTTCTACGCCACCTACATCGCCGCTGCGTTCTTCCCCGCCGCTAATGAGTTTGCGTCATTAATGATGACCTTCGCCGTGTTTGGCGCAGGCTTCCTGATGCGACCACTGGGCGCGATCATTTTGGGTGCCTATATCGATGACGTGGGTCGCCGCAAAGGGTTGATCGTGACCCTGTCGATCATGGCCAGCGGCACGCTGCTGATTGTGCTGGTGCCGGGTTATCAAACCATTGGCCTGTGGGCGCCGCTGCTGGTGCTGCTGGGCCGCTTGCTGCAAGGCTTTTCTGCCGGTGCGGAACTGGGCGGTGTGTCGGTTTACCTGTCCGAAATGGCCACTCCAGGCCGCAAAGGCTTCTACACCAGCTGGCAGTCGGGCAGCCAACAGATCTCCATCGTGGTTGCCGCCGCCTTGGGCTACGGCCTGAACGTGTGGATGGAACCGGCCGTGGTTGCCGATTGGGGCTGGCGTATTCCGTTTGCCATCGGTTGCGTGATCATCCCGTTCATCTTTGTGCTGCGGCGTAACCTGCAGGAAACCGAAGAGTTCGCCAACCGCAAGCATCGCCCGACCATGCGCGAAGTGCTGGCGACCCTGGTGAAGAACTGGACCATGGTGATCGGCGGCATGTTGATGGTGGCCATGACCACCACCGCGTTCTACCTGATCACTGTGTACGCGCCGACTTTCGGCAAGACCGTATTGCAACTGAGCACCTCCGACGCCCTGCTGGTGACGTTGCTGGTGGCCGTGTCGAACTTTGTCTGGCTGCCGATTGGCGGCACCCTCAGCGACCGTTTTGGCCGCAAGCCGGTGCTGGTGGCGATGACCGCCCTGACCGTGATCACCGCCTACCCGGCGCTGTCGTTCGTAGTGAATGCGCCGAGCTTCAGCCATATGCTCGAAACCCTGTTGTGGTTCTCGTTCCTGTACGGCATGTACAACGGCGCGATGATCCCGGCGCTGACCGAGATCATGCCGGTAGAAGTGCGCGTGGCCGGTTTCTCTCTGGCCTATAGCCTGGCGACGGCGATCTTCGGCGGGTTCACTCCGGCGATCTCCACCTGGTTCATTCACATCACCGAAGACAAGGCTTCGCCGGCCTACTGGATGATGTTTGCCGCGCTGTGTGCGCTGTGCTCGACCCTCGCGTTGTATCGCCGCGCCAATACCCGTGGGCAGGTGATGCAGGGGGCTGCGTAA
- a CDS encoding VOC family protein, which translates to MKFAYTIIYVPDVAASLAFFEKAFGFNRRFLHESGTYGELETGDTTLSFAAHELGELNFDGGHVEAHASRQPLGMEVGFVTEDVFVAHAKALVLGAKELAAPSTKPWGQVVSYVRCPDGTLVELCTPIVG; encoded by the coding sequence ATGAAATTCGCCTACACCATCATCTATGTGCCGGACGTAGCTGCCTCACTGGCATTCTTCGAAAAGGCCTTCGGTTTCAATCGCCGTTTCCTGCATGAATCGGGCACTTATGGTGAGCTGGAAACCGGCGACACCACCCTTTCATTTGCTGCGCATGAACTGGGCGAGTTGAATTTCGACGGCGGCCACGTAGAAGCGCACGCATCCAGGCAGCCACTGGGTATGGAGGTGGGGTTCGTCACTGAGGATGTGTTCGTCGCCCACGCCAAGGCGCTTGTACTGGGCGCGAAAGAGCTGGCGGCACCGAGCACCAAGCCTTGGGGGCAAGTGGTGTCTTATGTGCGCTGCCCGGATGGCACGCTGGTGGAGTTGTGTACGCCGATCGTGGGCTGA
- a CDS encoding LysR substrate-binding domain-containing protein translates to MNRNELRKADINLMVVFETLMLERNVTRVAEKLFLGQPTISSALNRLRTLFNDPLFIRVGHRMEPTARAEEIIKHLSPALDSLSSALSLTHDFDPSISTMTFRIGLSDDVEFGLLPPLLRALRQEAPLVVFVVQHVDYWRIPDLLASGDITVGITQARGLPANAKRKLLRHIRPCLLRADASDKPLTLDEYCARPHVLVSHTANVSGFADEWLAEIGRKRHVVLSVPQYSALPALLAGTDMIASLPDYTAQAMAAGGNLFCEPFPFETPTLDLSMVWLSHVDTDPAERWMRSRLEAFMSERDRLPVLAPKS, encoded by the coding sequence ATGAATCGCAATGAATTACGCAAGGCCGATATCAACCTCATGGTCGTTTTTGAGACGTTGATGCTCGAACGCAATGTGACCCGGGTGGCGGAGAAGCTGTTTCTCGGCCAGCCGACCATCAGTTCGGCGCTCAATCGCCTGCGCACGCTGTTCAATGACCCGCTGTTCATTCGCGTCGGCCATCGTATGGAGCCGACGGCGCGGGCCGAGGAGATCATCAAACACCTGTCGCCCGCCCTTGACTCATTGTCGTCGGCCCTGAGCCTGACCCACGATTTCGACCCGTCCATCAGCACCATGACTTTTCGCATCGGTTTGTCCGATGACGTCGAGTTTGGCCTGCTGCCGCCCTTGCTGCGCGCGTTGCGCCAGGAAGCGCCGCTGGTGGTGTTCGTGGTGCAGCATGTGGACTACTGGCGCATCCCCGACCTGCTGGCGTCCGGCGATATCACCGTCGGCATCACCCAGGCCCGCGGCCTGCCCGCGAATGCCAAACGTAAACTGTTACGGCATATCCGCCCCTGCCTGTTGCGCGCCGACGCCTCGGACAAACCGCTGACCCTCGACGAATATTGCGCACGGCCCCATGTGCTGGTGTCCCACACCGCCAACGTGTCCGGGTTTGCCGATGAATGGCTGGCCGAGATCGGCCGCAAGCGCCATGTGGTGCTGTCGGTGCCGCAATACAGCGCGCTGCCGGCCTTGCTTGCCGGCACCGACATGATCGCCAGCCTGCCGGACTACACGGCCCAGGCCATGGCCGCCGGCGGGAACCTGTTCTGCGAGCCGTTTCCGTTCGAAACCCCAACCCTGGACCTCTCCATGGTCTGGCTCAGCCATGTCGATACCGACCCGGCGGAACGCTGGATGCGCTCGCGGCTGGAGGCATTCATGAGCGAGCGCGACAGGCTGCCGGTGCTGGCGCCAAAATCTTGA
- a CDS encoding low temperature requirement protein A encodes MSPSRSLLRGRGSHDSGKVGMVELFFDLVFVFAVTQLSHSLLAHLTLGGAVQVALMMVAVWWVWIFTSWITNWLDPEKIPIRIGLFGLMVAGLLLSSSIPKAFTDRGVLFAGAYVFMQVGRTLFALWAVRGESLNMTRNFQRILAWMVFSGVFWITGSLLDGEQRLAFWALALLIELISPSVYFWVPGLGRSTLTDWNVEGNHMAERCGLFVIIALGESLLVTGATFAELPWSLEGLGAFLVAVVGSIALWWIYFDSGAERAHHRIASSADPGRQARIAYTYLHVLIVAGIIVSAVADELVLVHPGHASQAGVVAIIAGPWLFLLGSALFKWVMSDRPLPPFSHLGGLLMLLVLLPLGLQQLFSALLLGALTTAVLVIVAFWENRALRSLTEVSQ; translated from the coding sequence ATGAGCCCATCGCGTTCCTTGCTGCGTGGTCGCGGCAGTCATGACAGTGGCAAGGTTGGCATGGTCGAGCTGTTTTTCGACCTGGTGTTCGTGTTTGCCGTGACCCAATTGTCCCATTCGCTACTGGCCCACCTGACCCTCGGCGGCGCGGTGCAGGTGGCGCTGATGATGGTTGCGGTGTGGTGGGTGTGGATCTTCACCTCATGGATCACCAACTGGCTCGACCCGGAAAAAATCCCGATCCGCATCGGTCTTTTCGGCTTGATGGTGGCCGGCCTGCTGCTGTCCTCGTCGATCCCCAAGGCCTTTACCGACCGAGGCGTGCTGTTTGCCGGCGCCTACGTGTTCATGCAAGTAGGACGCACGCTGTTTGCGTTGTGGGCAGTGCGCGGTGAGTCGCTGAACATGACCCGCAATTTCCAGCGGATCCTGGCGTGGATGGTCTTTTCCGGCGTGTTCTGGATCACCGGCAGCCTGCTCGACGGTGAGCAGCGCCTGGCGTTCTGGGCGCTGGCACTGTTGATCGAGCTGATTTCCCCGTCGGTGTATTTCTGGGTGCCGGGCCTGGGGCGTTCGACGCTGACGGACTGGAACGTGGAAGGCAACCACATGGCCGAACGCTGCGGCCTGTTTGTGATCATCGCCCTCGGCGAATCCTTGCTGGTGACCGGCGCCACCTTCGCCGAATTGCCCTGGAGCCTGGAAGGCCTGGGCGCATTCCTGGTGGCGGTGGTGGGCAGCATCGCCTTGTGGTGGATCTATTTCGACAGTGGCGCCGAGCGCGCCCACCACCGGATTGCCAGTTCCGCCGACCCGGGCCGCCAGGCGCGGATTGCCTACACCTACCTGCACGTGTTGATCGTCGCCGGGATCATTGTCAGCGCGGTGGCCGACGAACTGGTGCTGGTGCACCCGGGGCATGCCAGCCAGGCCGGTGTGGTGGCGATCATCGCTGGGCCGTGGTTGTTTCTGTTGGGCAGTGCATTGTTCAAGTGGGTGATGAGTGACCGGCCATTGCCACCGTTCTCGCACCTGGGCGGGCTGCTGATGTTGCTGGTGCTGTTGCCGCTGGGGTTGCAGCAACTGTTTTCGGCGTTGCTGCTGGGTGCGCTGACCACGGCGGTGTTGGTGATCGTGGCGTTCTGGGAAAACCGTGCGCTGCGCAGCCTGACCGAAGTTTCACAGTGA
- a CDS encoding 5-carboxymethyl-2-hydroxymuconate Delta-isomerase has protein sequence MPHLHLEYTANLTGLAVEKTLLRLNNVLMASGQFGSEFDIKSRAVKVETFQVGTSLSPRGFIAVKLSLLSGRSPQVKTQLSESLLAALQDQCEWPADIQVQLSVLLVDMDRDSYSKVAIG, from the coding sequence ATGCCGCACCTGCACCTGGAATACACCGCCAATCTCACCGGCCTGGCCGTCGAGAAAACCCTCTTGCGGCTCAACAATGTGCTGATGGCGTCCGGGCAGTTCGGTTCCGAGTTTGATATCAAAAGCCGCGCCGTGAAGGTCGAGACCTTCCAGGTCGGCACCTCCCTCAGCCCGCGCGGCTTTATTGCGGTGAAGCTGTCGCTGCTCAGCGGGCGTTCACCACAGGTCAAGACGCAGCTGTCGGAAAGCCTGTTGGCGGCATTGCAGGACCAGTGCGAGTGGCCGGCGGATATACAGGTTCAACTCAGCGTGCTGCTGGTGGACATGGATCGCGATTCCTACAGCAAGGTCGCCATCGGCTGA
- a CDS encoding LysR family transcriptional regulator — translation MLNSNLLRKLDMQDLMVFIAVYDQSSVTEVSETLFVSQSTVSYSLKKLRTSFEDELFINTRAGMRPTYKATTMYGHVQKILESINLCHAGGQAFDPTSTAVTFNVCAPEYFEQLILPRLLKHFDRADLPVIVNVQKLETDIPADDLREGRLDLVICFGPHFHRAHKDFKTQMLLEDDLVCVFDKRSAPREPAFSLQSFVERRHVFPTPWTSDTNMIDGWLARQARKRQVIARANSYSAALKMITGTDFVVTLPRRVQKLLAPATVFGHCEAPNGLPGFTLDMQWNETSGQDSANTWFREQVVKVCAEQGLL, via the coding sequence ATGCTAAACAGTAATTTGCTCAGAAAGCTCGATATGCAGGACTTGATGGTGTTTATCGCCGTCTACGACCAGAGCAGCGTTACCGAGGTGTCTGAAACGCTGTTCGTCAGCCAGTCCACCGTGAGCTACAGCTTGAAGAAACTGCGCACCAGTTTCGAGGATGAGTTGTTTATCAATACGCGGGCGGGCATGCGGCCAACGTACAAGGCCACCACCATGTACGGGCATGTGCAGAAGATCCTCGAAAGCATCAACCTGTGCCACGCCGGTGGCCAAGCCTTTGACCCCACTTCGACGGCCGTGACCTTCAATGTGTGCGCCCCGGAATACTTCGAACAGTTGATCCTGCCGCGCCTGTTGAAGCACTTCGACCGCGCCGACCTGCCGGTGATCGTCAATGTGCAGAAGCTGGAAACCGACATCCCCGCCGACGACCTGCGCGAAGGCCGCCTCGACCTGGTGATTTGCTTCGGCCCGCACTTTCACCGCGCCCATAAAGACTTCAAGACCCAGATGCTGCTGGAAGATGATTTGGTCTGCGTGTTCGATAAACGCTCGGCCCCGCGCGAACCGGCGTTCAGCCTGCAATCGTTTGTCGAGCGCCGCCACGTGTTCCCAACGCCCTGGACATCCGACACCAACATGATCGACGGCTGGCTGGCGCGCCAGGCCCGCAAGCGCCAAGTGATCGCCCGCGCGAACAGTTACAGCGCGGCCTTGAAGATGATCACCGGCACCGACTTTGTTGTCACCCTGCCCCGCCGCGTGCAAAAGCTGCTGGCGCCGGCCACGGTGTTCGGCCATTGCGAGGCGCCCAACGGTTTACCGGGGTTTACCCTGGACATGCAGTGGAACGAAACCAGTGGCCAGGACAGCGCCAATACCTGGTTTCGTGAGCAGGTGGTGAAGGTGTGTGCGGAGCAAGGGTTGTTGTAA
- a CDS encoding cyanate transporter, which produces MENVHAKPTTAIWLMISVVLVALNLRPSMAAIGPLLSSIRGEVPLSFSGAALLTMLPVMAMGLAMFFGMGLGKRFGEHRSIVLSLLVIGLATLSRLFLDSALELIVSAIAAGVGIAMIQALMPALIKTRFGDNVSLFMGLYVTAIMGGAALAASFAPFVQVQTGSWRIGLAIWAALALLALVFWYAQRAAMPPLPQAGSGAQESFFGNRRAWLLAIFFGLGTASYTCVLAWLAPYYVEQGLSEQNAGLLLGFLTAMEVVSGLVTPAIANRRKDKRGVVAGLLVLIILGFCGLILMPQHLSLLWPCLLGLGIGGLFPMSLILSLDHLDNPRRAGGLTAFVQGVGYLIAGLSPLIAGMIRDQLGSFEWAWWSLTAVVVVMLLIVTQFNPKHYARHIR; this is translated from the coding sequence ATGGAAAACGTTCACGCAAAACCCACCACCGCCATCTGGCTGATGATCAGCGTTGTACTGGTCGCCCTTAACCTACGCCCGTCGATGGCTGCCATTGGCCCGCTATTGTCTTCGATTCGCGGCGAGGTACCGCTGAGCTTCAGCGGCGCCGCCTTGCTGACCATGCTGCCGGTCATGGCGATGGGGCTGGCGATGTTTTTTGGCATGGGCCTGGGCAAACGCTTTGGTGAGCACCGCAGCATTGTGCTGTCGTTGCTGGTGATTGGCCTGGCCACACTGTCGCGGCTGTTTCTGGATTCGGCGCTGGAGTTGATCGTCAGTGCCATTGCTGCCGGCGTCGGCATCGCCATGATCCAGGCGCTGATGCCAGCGCTGATCAAGACACGCTTTGGCGATAACGTGTCGCTGTTCATGGGCCTGTATGTCACCGCGATCATGGGTGGCGCGGCACTCGCGGCGTCGTTCGCGCCATTTGTGCAGGTGCAGACCGGCAGCTGGCGCATCGGCCTGGCGATCTGGGCGGCGCTGGCGTTATTGGCGCTGGTGTTCTGGTACGCCCAGCGCGCGGCGATGCCGCCGCTGCCACAAGCCGGTTCCGGCGCGCAGGAATCATTTTTTGGTAACCGTCGCGCGTGGTTGCTGGCGATCTTTTTCGGCCTCGGCACCGCGTCCTACACCTGTGTGCTGGCGTGGCTGGCGCCGTATTACGTGGAGCAAGGCTTAAGCGAACAGAACGCAGGGTTGTTGTTGGGGTTCTTGACCGCCATGGAAGTGGTGTCCGGCCTGGTCACCCCGGCCATCGCCAACCGCCGAAAAGATAAACGCGGGGTCGTCGCGGGGCTGCTGGTGCTGATCATCCTGGGTTTCTGCGGCCTCATTCTTATGCCCCAACACTTGAGCCTGTTATGGCCTTGCCTGTTGGGCCTGGGCATCGGCGGCCTATTTCCGATGAGCCTGATCCTGTCCCTCGACCACCTGGACAACCCGCGCCGCGCCGGTGGCCTGACCGCGTTTGTGCAGGGCGTCGGCTACCTGATTGCCGGGCTGTCGCCATTGATTGCCGGGATGATACGCGACCAATTGGGCAGCTTCGAATGGGCCTGGTGGTCGCTGACGGCGGTGGTGGTGGTTATGTTGCTGATCGTCACGCAGTTCAATCCTAAGCATTACGCACGACATATCCGCTGA